The Procambarus clarkii isolate CNS0578487 chromosome 46, FALCON_Pclarkii_2.0, whole genome shotgun sequence genome includes a region encoding these proteins:
- the LOC138350496 gene encoding uncharacterized protein: protein MSSVRQQRIHARRRGVRKTSTNISPETCISESIQQQETQEWGRAKVATSEPPHSTNIHGGGTPKNHTLPPPPKAHHEGETHSEPAANASRQAAPHHAHQAPLQVQPPSSHPQQATPAPSEESTEATSPALSTSSRETASEHRRHSSAKKWKEQNPSRQHTQALQAPPLAEAPPPKQQKSRSREPVPHPQAGVGHEPPPGHPALHAVQARHPHTLAQQPQGQQQVPEVSHRP, encoded by the exons ATGTCGAGTGTACGGCAGCAGCGGATCCATGCACGGCGTAGGGGTGTGCGCAAGAcgtcaactaatatttctccggaaacatgtatatcggaaagc atccaacagcaggagacgcaggagtgGGGGAGGGCaaaggtagcaacttcggagccccctCACAGCACCAACATCCACGGCGGGGGGACGCCAAAGAACCatactctcccacctcctcccaaggcacaccacgaaggggaaacacactccgagcccgccgcgaatgcttcgagacaggccgcaccacaccacgcccaccaggCCCCTCTGCAGGTAcagccaccatcttcacatccacaacaggccacacccgcaccgtccgaagagtccacagaggccacatcgcctgcactgtccacatcatccagggaaacagcctcagaacacagaCGGCACTCTTCTGCAAAgaaatggaaagagcagaaccccagccgccaacacacacaggcactgcAGGCACCTCCccttgccgaagcaccccctccaaaacagcagaaatCGCGGTCCCGGGAGCCggtaccacatccacaggcgggggtgggacatgaacctccaccgggacatcccGCACTACACGCAGTGCaggcccgacacccacacacactggctcaacaaccccaggggcaaCAGCAGGTACCAGAggtgtcgcacaggccgtag